The Pseudonocardia sp. HH130630-07 DNA window CCTCCTCCCGGATCGGTGACGTCACCGTAAGGAGCAGCCGACAGGCCCGTCAACAGCGGCTTTGCGGGATGCGGGACACATTTCCACACTGTGCAATGTACGGACACGTGTCCAGACCGGCCGAGTTGTCCGGGCTGGTCAGAACTCCCCGAAGGCCATCGACACCGGCAGCCCCTCCAGCGCGTCGGCCGCGGACCGCACCAGCGCACCGACCTCGTCGAGGGCGTCCTCGGGCAGCCTGCTCACCGGCCCCTGGATCTCCACCGCCATCCGGACGACGTCACCCGTCGCGACGACCGGAGCGGCCACCGCGCGCAGCGCCTCGTCGTGCGGGTCGTCGAGCACGGCGTAGCCGCGGAACTGGGTGGTGAGCAGGTCGCTCTCGGCCGGCCAGGCGTCGGGGCCGCCGCGGCCGGACCGGGTGAGCACCGCGGCGGCCTCGTCGAGCGGGTCCGGTCCGAACGCGACGATCGCCATGCCGATCGCGGTCGCCAGCAGCGGCGTCCGCTCCCCCGGCCGGCCGGTGTAGCGCAGCGGACGGGTCGAGGGCACCGACAGCACGACCAGCACGTCGTCTCCGCGGCGCAGCCCGATGCTCG harbors:
- a CDS encoding IclR family transcriptional regulator, which codes for MTGRARDGAAAPRGTEIQSVARAATVLGLVVDSGGGLTTTEIAKITGMTVSTVHRLAHTLVSGNLLCRDATSDRFLPGPLLLRLARRSLGASGVPEAADVLKDLADRTGETASIGLRRGDDVLVVLSVPSTRPLRYTGRPGERTPLLATAIGMAIVAFGPDPLDEAAAVLTRSGRGGPDAWPAESDLLTTQFRGYAVLDDPHDEALRAVAAPVVATGDVVRMAVEIQGPVSRLPEDALDEVGALVRSAADALEGLPVSMAFGEF